The proteins below come from a single Bacteroidales bacterium WCE2004 genomic window:
- a CDS encoding Uncharacterized conserved protein, contains tandem ACT domains produces the protein MTIRQLSIFIENQSGTLQKVLELIKQLRIQIIACTIADTAEYGIFRIICSEPDRACRELKAVGVAVAISDVFAVELDNQPGGAADVVGRFSGAGVGITYMYAFLIDGRGILVFRTDQADKAREVIEKGGLRCLTEKDLPVNA, from the coding sequence ATGACCATCAGACAATTGTCCATCTTCATCGAAAATCAGTCCGGGACGCTGCAGAAGGTCCTCGAGCTGATCAAGCAGCTGCGGATCCAGATCATTGCCTGCACGATCGCCGACACGGCGGAGTACGGCATTTTCCGGATCATCTGCAGCGAGCCCGACCGCGCCTGCCGCGAGCTCAAGGCGGTCGGCGTGGCTGTCGCCATCTCCGATGTCTTCGCCGTCGAGCTGGACAACCAGCCGGGCGGGGCGGCCGACGTGGTCGGCCGTTTCAGCGGCGCCGGGGTCGGCATCACCTACATGTATGCGTTCCTGATCGATGGCAGGGGCATCCTCGTCTTCCGGACGGACCAGGCCGACAAGGCCCGGGAGGTCATCGAGAAGGGCGGCCTGCGCTGCCTGACGGAGAAGGATCTCCCCGTCAACGCTTAA
- a CDS encoding DNA polymerase-4, translated as MRRVIFHIDVNSAFLSWSAVKLLQEGQADIRLVPSVVSGDPSDRRSIITAASIPAKELGIKTAQPVSMALRTCPSLVIVRGDWDWYKRCSHGFIEICRSYSPVLQQFSIDECFIDMTFRLAGRDPVEVATQLKEQIRQTLGFTVNVGVGSNKLLAKMASDFEKPDKVHTLWEEEVPQKMWPLQVRDLLWVGKKTEARLVANGIRTIGDLAKLGLGSLSQLVGQKFALQLHENANGHDDSPVETETSEAKSYSAERTFREDLSDPKDIDRALFNVACIVAHRIRKDHFRASTVSVFVKYKDFSVSQKQCQLAQPTDITALILTDARRILAEAWDGVTPIRQVGLGVSKLTHEAAEQMSLFEDPKMDFYREWDRQYDAKHTREGRMSREEFDKSLKR; from the coding sequence GTGCGGCGCGTCATCTTCCATATTGACGTGAATTCCGCCTTCCTCAGCTGGTCGGCGGTCAAGCTGCTGCAGGAAGGACAGGCGGACATCCGCCTCGTGCCCTCGGTGGTGTCCGGCGACCCCAGCGACCGCCGGAGCATCATCACGGCGGCTTCCATCCCCGCCAAGGAACTGGGCATCAAGACGGCGCAGCCCGTCTCGATGGCCCTGCGCACCTGCCCCTCGCTGGTGATCGTCCGGGGCGACTGGGACTGGTACAAACGCTGCTCGCACGGCTTCATCGAGATCTGCCGCAGCTACTCCCCCGTCCTCCAGCAATTCTCGATCGATGAATGCTTTATCGACATGACCTTCCGTCTGGCGGGGCGCGACCCGGTCGAGGTCGCCACGCAGCTCAAGGAGCAGATCCGGCAGACGCTCGGCTTCACGGTCAACGTGGGCGTGGGCTCCAACAAGCTGCTCGCCAAGATGGCCTCCGACTTCGAGAAGCCGGACAAGGTCCACACCCTCTGGGAAGAAGAGGTCCCGCAGAAAATGTGGCCCCTGCAGGTGCGCGACCTGCTCTGGGTGGGCAAGAAGACGGAAGCTCGGCTGGTTGCCAACGGGATCAGGACCATCGGCGACCTGGCGAAGCTCGGCCTCGGTTCGCTCTCGCAGCTGGTCGGGCAGAAATTCGCCCTCCAGCTGCACGAGAACGCCAATGGCCACGACGACTCCCCCGTGGAGACAGAGACCTCCGAGGCCAAGAGCTACAGCGCGGAGCGGACTTTCCGGGAGGACCTGTCCGACCCGAAAGACATCGACCGCGCGCTGTTCAACGTGGCCTGCATCGTGGCGCACCGCATCCGCAAGGACCATTTCCGCGCGTCCACGGTGTCCGTTTTCGTCAAGTATAAAGATTTCAGCGTCAGCCAGAAACAATGCCAGCTGGCGCAGCCGACCGACATCACCGCGCTGATTCTCACCGATGCGCGCCGCATCCTCGCCGAGGCGTGGGACGGCGTCACCCCCATCAGGCAGGTCGGCCTCGGCGTGAGCAAGCTCACACACGAAGCCGCCGAGCAGATGTCGCTGTTCGAAGATCCGAAGATGGATTTCTACCGGGAATGGGACCGGCAGTATGACGCGAAGCACACCCGCGAAGGGCGGATGAGCCGCGAAGAATTCGACAAGTCCCTTAAGCGTTGA
- a CDS encoding Carboxypeptidase regulatory-like domain-containing protein → MKRIIVLLVVALMSTVMLNAKNVRGFVSDKDGKPVAGVKMVMPVADQCGRTVVMTETDADGYFSVKLPDGVEALNPHKVFARKDMSVERYWVTPTGQIRIVVDTVKK, encoded by the coding sequence ATGAAACGTATTATTGTCCTTTTGGTTGTTGCTCTGATGAGCACTGTGATGTTGAATGCCAAGAATGTGCGCGGTTTTGTGTCCGACAAGGACGGCAAACCGGTCGCAGGTGTCAAAATGGTGATGCCGGTAGCCGACCAGTGCGGTCGCACCGTCGTCATGACGGAAACGGATGCCGACGGCTATTTCTCGGTCAAACTGCCCGACGGCGTGGAGGCCCTGAATCCGCATAAGGTCTTTGCCCGGAAGGATATGAGTGTGGAAAGATATTGGGTGACTCCTACCGGACAGATCCGCATCGTGGTGGACACCGTCAAGAAGTAG
- a CDS encoding Ala-tRNA(Pro) deacylase encodes MFKVSDIITTPPAEFSTELQRQVYATFAERGIPFGRVDTDPGLTMEDCQHIDAKIGVRIVKTIFVCNRQQTEFYLYVTTDDKPFVTRNFCGALGIPRVSFSSAEKLWELTGVEVGATTILSAILPQAAGVHLVMDRGVAESEWFACTDGTATCFVKLRTRDLLDKYLKDRELTLID; translated from the coding sequence ATGTTCAAGGTCAGCGATATTATTACTACCCCGCCGGCGGAATTCTCGACCGAGCTGCAGCGGCAGGTCTATGCGACTTTCGCGGAACGCGGCATCCCCTTCGGGCGCGTGGACACGGATCCCGGCCTGACGATGGAGGACTGCCAGCATATCGATGCCAAGATCGGCGTGCGCATCGTCAAGACCATCTTCGTGTGCAACCGCCAGCAGACGGAGTTCTACCTCTATGTCACGACAGACGACAAGCCGTTCGTGACGCGCAACTTCTGCGGCGCGCTGGGCATCCCGCGCGTGTCGTTCTCCTCGGCGGAGAAACTCTGGGAGCTGACCGGCGTGGAGGTGGGCGCTACCACCATCCTGAGCGCCATCCTGCCGCAGGCCGCGGGCGTCCATCTGGTGATGGACCGCGGCGTGGCGGAGAGCGAATGGTTCGCCTGCACCGACGGCACGGCCACGTGCTTCGTCAAGCTCCGCACGCGCGACCTGCTCGACAAGTATCTGAAAGACAGAGAGCTGACCCTCATCGACTAG